In Lentisphaerota bacterium, the genomic window CGCAGCGCATGTCCCCTACCCGCTCGACGTGGCTCGGATGCGTGACGCCGCCCGCGCCTTCATCGGAAAACATGATTTCGCCTCGTTCACGGCCAATCCCAATCGCGAGGTCGAAAGCACGGTCCGCGAAATTTTCGCCTTCACCGTCACCGCGCGCGGCCACGCGATCACCTTCCGCGTCTGCGGTAACGGCTTCCTGTACAAGCAGGTCCGCAGCATGGTCGGGTTCCTCCTCCGCGTCGGCGCGGGGTCCGAAATCCCCGAAGCCGTGAGCGCGCTCCTCGCCACCCGCGCGTCCCGCACCGCCCGCGTCCCATCCGCCGTCCCCCAAGGACTCTTCCTCTGGCGGGTGTGGTACCGGTGAGGAGAAAGCTGAAAGCTGAAAGCTGAAATGAAACAGGCAACACGCACATGACTGTCCCGTTACAGAGGCTTCTGTGCACGGCCGCCGTGGCGGCGGGGCTGGCCGCAGCCGCCGCGCGAGGTGAGCCCACACACGCGCCGGCCCGGCGCCCGAGGCTCCCGGCTGCGCCGATCCACGCCCACGACGGGACGCTGATGGTGGGCGCGGCGGCCGAGACAGCCGATTACCGAATGCCGGTGCTGACGTTTGCAAGCGAGGTTCGTGCCGACTTTATGCGCACGACAGGGATCCGCTTCGGTTCGCAGAACCGGACGATCTTCATCTTCATCGGCAACGCCAGCGGCGAGACCGGGGCGACGCTCGCGCGCGTCCTCGACCCCCTCGGCAAGATCCGAGAACGGATAGACGTGCCCGATCCGGATCGGGTCGATCTTGATGAGTTTCGATATACGCTCACACGGGCGTTTGTGCGTGTCTGGATGGCGGACGCATTAGGCGATCAACGGAAGGCTGCCACGGAGCCGCCCGCATGGCTGTTGCGCGGCTTGGCGCGGCGGCAGGTTCGCGAGACGCGGTTGCGCGATTTCGAGCAGGTTTACCGGATGTGGTCGGGGGGGCGGCTGCCTTGGCTCGTGGACTTGCTTGCAGCCGATTCCATCGCCGGACGCGATCCAGCCCTCGCTGGCGCACTGGCCAGCCACCTCGCCGGTGAGGGCGCGCCGGGTGACCGATTCCGCGCCATGCTCATGCCGCTGGCGACGGGCGGAGTCTGGCAGGCCGAACAGGCGCTGCGGGTGCTCGATCCGTCGGGCGACGCCCGGGCCTGCGAGCGAGGCTGGGACGTTTGGATGCTCGCCGGCGGCCGGGCGGTCCTGATTCCCGGCGTGACCCCCCCTGGAGCGCTGCGCCGATTCGGCAATCAACTCCGCGTGTTTCCGGTCGACGTCGCCGCCCCGGTTGCGCAGAGTTGGCGGGGATTGACGCCCGAAGAGCTGGCTGCGGTGGCCGACGAGCCCTGGGCGCGCCGCGCGGCCGCGCGCAAGCGCCAGCAGATGGATACGGCCGCCATCGGGCGCGATGAGACGTTCCGGCAAATCGCCGAAGCCTACGGCCGTTTCTTCGACTGCATCGCCACGCAGCGCGGCTCCGAGGAGGCATCCGTTCTCCTCCAGGCCGCCCACATCCGCCTCCGCAATGCCCTGCAACAAACGGCCGCCGGCAAGATTCTGAACGAGCCGGTCACACCCGTTGCCGATTGACAGGATCAATCCATCGCCGCCGCGAGCTCGCGGCCGAAGGCGCTGCACGAGACTTCTGTCGCGCCGTCCATGAGGCGGGCGAAATCGTAGGTCACGGTCTTGGCCGCGATCACCCGGTCCATGGCCGTGATCAGCTTGTCGGCCGCCTCGGTCCAGCCCATGTAGCGGAACATCATTTCACCCGACAGGATGAGCGAACCGGGATTGACCTTGTCCAAATTGGCGTATTTCGGCGCCGTGCCGTGGGTAGCCTCGAAGACGGCCACGCCCGTCTGGTAGTTGATGTTACCTCCGGGGGCAATGCCGATGCCGCCGACGCAAGCGGCGAGCGCGTCTGAGATATAGTCGCCGTTGAGGTTAAGCGTGGCGATCACGTCGTACTCCGCCGGCCGTGTGAGGATCTGCTGCAGGAAGGCGTCGGCGATGCAGTCCTTGACCACGATCTCGCGCCCTGTGCGGGGGTTGGTGAAGCGAAGCCACGGGCCGCCGTTAACCGGCGTTGCGCCGAACTCGCGCTGCGCCAGCGCGTAGCCCCAGTCGCGAAATCCACCCTCGGTGAATTTCATGATGTTGCCCTTGTGAACCAGCGTCACCGATGTGCGGTCATTGGCAATGGCATAAGCGATCGCCGCCCGGACGAGCCGTTCCGTCCCCTCGGTCGAAACCGGCTTGATGCCGATCGATGACGTGTCGGGAAAGCGGATCTTCTTCACCCCCATCTCGTCGCACAGGAAGCGAATCACCTTCTGGGCGGACTCCGTGCCGGCCATCCACTCGACGCCGGCGTAGATGTCCTCGGTATTCTCTCGGAAAATCACCATGTCGGTCAGCTCGGGCCGTTTCACCGGCGAGGGGACCCCCTTGAACCAGCGTACGGGCCTCAGGCAGACGTAGAGGTCCAGTTCCTGGCGCAGGGCGACATTGAGCGACCGGATGCCGCCGCCGACGGGGGTGGTCAGCGGCCCCTTGATCGAAACGAGGAACTCGCGGCACGCCTGCAGCGTCTCGGGGGGGAGCCAGGTGTTCGGCCCGTACACGTCGTTGGCCTTCTCACCCGCGTAAATCTCCATCCAAGCGACGGCACGCGCGCCGCGGTAAGCCGCCGCAACAGCGGCGTTCCACGCAATCATCGCGGCGCGAGTGATGTCGGCGCCCGTGCCGTCCCCCTCAATGAACGGGATGATCGGGCGGTCGGGCACCCGCAGTGATCCGCCCTCGCCCATGGTAATCGCCTCGCCCCCGTCCGGAATTCGAATCTTAGTGTAAGCCACAATCCTGCTCCTTTCACAAAAGCCACCGATCCATTTCGAGCAGTGTAGCACGCCGCCCCGTCGGCCTCAAGATCGGAGGTTGCAATCGATTACTTTTGGAATTACGATTTGCTTGGATATTTTCCCCGTCCTGGCGTACAATCCAATCGCTTAACGAATCGTGTTCTGGGGAGGTTTGGATATGATGGACGGTATTGCGCCGACGTTGCCGCTGGCGAGTTTGTGGGGCGCGTTCTGGATGTCGAGCCTGATGGGACAGGTGATCGTGATCATCCAATTGATCGGGTCGATCTTCGTCTGGGCGATCATGGTTGGGAAAGGGCGCGAACTGCGCATGATGGAGGCTGGCGGTCGGCGCTTCCTGCAGGCGTTCGTGCGCGGGCGCGACGTGATCGACCTGTATCTGGAGCAGGCCCGGCGCCAGGATCAGACGCCGCTCGACGTGATCTACCAGCGGACCTGCGAGCGGCTGATCAAGCTGTTTGATCGCGAAACACGGTCTGCGCTGATCGGCCGGGTGGCGGCCAAAGAGAATGCGGCGCTGACGGGCAAGGAGATCGAGCTGCTGTGTGGCACGGCCGAGCACACGCTGGCGGAACAGGTCGTGCGGGCCGAGCGGGGCATGAGCGCGCTGGCGACCGCCACGACGGCCGCACCGTTGGTCGGCCTGCTGGGGACGGTCTGGGGCGTTCTCGACGCCTTTCAGGTGATGGGCCTCAAGGGAGCGGTGCAGCTCTCGGAAATGGCGCCCGCGCTCTCCTCTGCGATGCTCACCACGGTGGTTGGCCTGCTGGTGGCCATCCCCTCGGGCGTGGGGTACAACATGCTGCAGGGCACGGTGCGGCGCTCGGTCATCGAGATGGAGGGTTTTGTGGACGAACTGACCGGGCGAATCGCGTGCGAATTTCAAGGCAAGGGGGATTGACCCATGCCGCTGCGGTGGAAGAAAAGGCGCCAGCGGGAAATCCCGCAACGCATCAGCGATGTCAATATGACGCCGCTGATTGATCTGACGTTTCTGCTGCTGATCACGTTTCTCATCACGCTGCCCCTCATGGAAAACAGCATCCAAGTGAAGCTCCCGATGGGCAAAGCAGACAAGCTGTCGGATAAAAAATCGCAGAACGTGACCCTGAACGCCACCGGCGCAATCCACCTGAATAATCGGCCGGTTTCCATCGAACAGCTCGAAGACGGGTTGCGCGAAGCCGCGCTGAAAGATCCCGCTGTCGCCGTCCTAATCCGTGGGGACGAGAAACTGGACTATGGCAAGGTTGTCGGGGTGATGAAGGTGTTGTATAAACTCAAGATTACGCGAATGGCTCTGGTCACACAGGCCGACTGAAGGTCATCATGAGTGGTATTTACAATCGGGCGATTAGAACCTCGTTGACCGGACACGGGGTTGTGCTGATCTTGGCCGTTGTGCTCTCGCTCTGCGCGGGCTGGATCAAACGCAAGCCGGTGGAGATTCCGATCGAGTTTACCGTCGTGATCGAGCAGTCGCAGGAGGCAGCGACCCAGAAGCCGGATAAAACCCCGCCCAAGCCGCAGCCGGATCCGCCCAAGCCGCAACCAGACCCGCCCAAGCCGCAGCCGGAACCACCCAAGCCGCAGCCGGATCCGCCCAAGCCGCAGCCGGACCCGCCGCCCGTAGATGCGGTCGTTCCCGTTGTCAAGCCGGACGTCAAACCGGTCGTGAAGCCGGACGTCAAACCGGTCGTGAAGCCCGAGCCCGATCAAACGCCGGCCAAATCGCCGAGCAGCCCGTTTATCAAGGGCGAGCGGGTGGTGCGTCCGACACCGGGGCCGAGGCTTCAGCCTGTGAAACTGACGCGCCAGCCGACGTTGAGTGCGGAGGAGATCGCGCGGATGCTGGTCCTCGGCGCGCGGCCTGGCGAGGAGAATGTGATCCCTCAAGACGAGGTGCAGCGGTGTTTCCTGCTGGTCAAGCGCGCGCTCTACGAAGCGTGGGTGCGTCCATCACGCGGCGACGCTGGCCCCCGGCCCGCCCAAATCGAGTTGACGTTCGGCGCTGGCGGGGTGATTGCCCGTGTCCGGCTGGTGAGATCATCGGGCAGTGCGATCCTCGACCGGTCGGCCGAAGCCGCCGGGCGCGCGGTCGGCCAGATCAACGGCCTGACCGCCCGCTTCTTGCGAGATTATCCGCGCGTGACCGTTGACTTCGAGATCGAATAACAGGTTGTCGTGATGAGCGTAAAGGCTTTA contains:
- a CDS encoding tRNA pseudouridine(38-40) synthase TruA; the encoded protein is AAHVPYPLDVARMRDAARAFIGKHDFASFTANPNREVESTVREIFAFTVTARGHAITFRVCGNGFLYKQVRSMVGFLLRVGAGSEIPEAVSALLATRASRTARVPSAVPQGLFLWRVWYR
- a CDS encoding NADP-dependent isocitrate dehydrogenase, with the protein product MAYTKIRIPDGGEAITMGEGGSLRVPDRPIIPFIEGDGTGADITRAAMIAWNAAVAAAYRGARAVAWMEIYAGEKANDVYGPNTWLPPETLQACREFLVSIKGPLTTPVGGGIRSLNVALRQELDLYVCLRPVRWFKGVPSPVKRPELTDMVIFRENTEDIYAGVEWMAGTESAQKVIRFLCDEMGVKKIRFPDTSSIGIKPVSTEGTERLVRAAIAYAIANDRTSVTLVHKGNIMKFTEGGFRDWGYALAQREFGATPVNGGPWLRFTNPRTGREIVVKDCIADAFLQQILTRPAEYDVIATLNLNGDYISDALAACVGGIGIAPGGNINYQTGVAVFEATHGTAPKYANLDKVNPGSLILSGEMMFRYMGWTEAADKLITAMDRVIAAKTVTYDFARLMDGATEVSCSAFGRELAAAMD
- a CDS encoding biopolymer transporter ExbD; this encodes MPLRWKKRRQREIPQRISDVNMTPLIDLTFLLLITFLITLPLMENSIQVKLPMGKADKLSDKKSQNVTLNATGAIHLNNRPVSIEQLEDGLREAALKDPAVAVLIRGDEKLDYGKVVGVMKVLYKLKITRMALVTQAD
- a CDS encoding TonB C-terminal domain-containing protein — encoded protein: MKPDVKPVVKPEPDQTPAKSPSSPFIKGERVVRPTPGPRLQPVKLTRQPTLSAEEIARMLVLGARPGEENVIPQDEVQRCFLLVKRALYEAWVRPSRGDAGPRPAQIELTFGAGGVIARVRLVRSSGSAILDRSAEAAGRAVGQINGLTARFLRDYPRVTVDFEIE